In Astyanax mexicanus isolate ESR-SI-001 chromosome 5, AstMex3_surface, whole genome shotgun sequence, a single window of DNA contains:
- the atp7b gene encoding copper-transporting ATPase 2 isoform X1, with the protein MNRLDSLGGFGRRRRLGSGGEQVCMVDCGPPCRCPGTEPCVCRFSQRSARLQEGKENGSPSEAWASKKHGFNNLAYEPGSLSDLRPNSGHPSRLSLLISGPTSPDCVQGLQSWLSALSGVTAVSVPQSGSGLAWIDFHPSTVTTREILQEIQGMGYGVNEVSNAGVSQPALPRLEESLVRISVEGMTCHSCVRTIEGRIGALQGVLGIQVSLSEKEAVIWFNNETVKPDELRKHIEEMGFEAFVKDPLVPHLATQTGPHTPDWLEVRLGVEGMHCGSCVKNITENLSGMLGVQSVLVYLESKTLDLKYDPSLVTLDTVKGVLESLPPGNFKVTLPESGSFHKPRTNGSIRSQNSVESLQKVTIGIKGMTCNSCVQSIEGLISQEHGVHSITVYLKEEKGVITFDSSLTTSTELRNAIEDMGFEAFLKQDSLHGGQARGPGSHRSTSSRSMNPTPPTLRPQTPRSQAASVKSGRAGGSEEEKFQKCFVCVTGMTCASCVSNIERTLLKHKGIKSVLVALMAGKAEIKYDPEDLDPAQIVKLISCLGFGASLVEEGAINDGVLDLSVTGMTCASCVHNIESKLCRSKGILEATVSLATSKAHVKFDPDVVGVRDIIRIVEGLGFGASLIKNDDLRKNNDLGHQEEIRQWKHSFLISLVCGIPVMGLMIYMMVMDSQHSEHGGSMPEEQNILPGLSLLNLVFFLLCTPVQIFGGRYFYIQAYRSLKHGVANMDVLIVLATTISYVYSCIVLLVAMSEGAKQSPVTFFDTPPMLFVFIALGRWLEHIAKSKTSEALAKLMSLQAVDATIVTIGHDNSIISEEQVSVQLVQRGDVVKVAPGGKFPVDGKVIEGSSMADESLITGEPMPVRKKPGSCVIAGSINAHGALLVEATHVGADTTLSQIVRLVEEAQTSKAPIQQLADKLSGYFVPFIVVVSVATLAAWLIIGFLDFDIVVKYFPGYDTNIPRTDVIVRFAFQASITVLSIACPCSLGLATPTAVMVGTGVGAQNGILIKGGEPLEMAHKIKAVMFDKTGTITNGVPRVTRVLVLWDQARLPLRKVLAVVGTAEASSEHPLGMAVAKHCKAELGTELLGHCHDFQAVPGCGISCKVSNIEELLQNSSEAEGTHTPAHTQQTLLTLQGATTDESSLVENSSLRLGPPTYSVLIGNRQWMQRNAIQVTADVDEAMSSHETKGQTAILVAIDGVLCAMLAIADTVKEESALAVHTLSRMGIDVLMITGDNRRTAKAIATQVGIRKVFAEVLPSHKVAKVQELQAKGLKVAMVGDGVNDSPALARADLGIAIGTGTDVAIEAADVVLIRNDLLDVVASIELSKKTVQRIRINFMFALIYNLLGIPIAAGVFMPVGLVLQPWMGSAAMAASSVSVLVSSLLLRLYKKTSAEQYEARAHGRMSSLSSSQVSTYVGLEEKRCSPHALQRGRARHSKTSRGSQPPTPSAPSSRPHSYTHQNLTQNSALKHKLNEQELVV; encoded by the exons GAGAATGGCAGTCCTTCTGAGGCGTGGGCCTCTAAAAAACATGGCTTCAATAATCTGGCCTACGAGCCGGGCAGTCTCAGTGACCTTAGACCAAACTCAGGTCACCCATCACGGCTATCCCTCCTCATCAGTGGCCCTACATCTCCAGACTGCGTTCAGGGTCTTCAGTCCTGGCTCTCTGCTCTCAGTGGGGTCACTGCTGTGTCTGTTCCTCAGTCAGGTTCTGGTTTAGCTTGGATAGACTTCCACCCATCCACAGTTACAACCAGAGAGATCCTGCAGGAGATACAAGGGATGGGATATGGAGTAAATGAAGTGTCGAACGCTGGGGTTTCTCAGCCTGCGCTACCAAGGCTGGAGGAAAGCTTGGTTAGGATCAGTGTGGAGGGAATGACCTGCCACTCGTGTGTACGCACCATCGAGGGGCGCATTGGAGCGCTGCAAGGAGTTCTGGGTATCCAAGTATCTTTAAGCGAGAAAGAAGCTGTTATATGGTTTAACAATGAAACAGTGAAGCCTGATGAACTGAGGAAACACATAGAAGAAATGGGATTTGAGGCTTTTGTAAAAGACCCATTGGTTCCACATCTGGCCACACAAACCGGACCTCACACACCTGACTGGCTTGAGGTGAGGTTAGGTGTGGAAGGGATGCATTGTGGGTCATGTGTGAAGAACATTACAGAAAACTTGTCTGGAATGCTGGGCGTACAGAGTGTGCTTGTGTACTTGGAAAGTAAGACATTGGATTTGAAATATGACCCATCTCTAGTGACCTTGGACACAGTTAAAGGGGTGTTGGAAAGTCTTCCTCCAGGGAATTTTAAGGTAACCCTTCCAGAATCAGGGTCTTTTCACAAACCAAGGACTAATGGCTCAATCCGTTCCCAGAACTCTGTGGAGTCACTGCAGAAGGTGACAATAGGAATAAAAGGAATGACATGTAACTCATGTGTGCAGTCCATTGAAGGACTGATATCTCAGGAGCATGGTGTGCATTCCATCACAGTTTATCTAAAGGAAGAGAAGGGAGTAATAACATTTGATTCCAGTCTTACCACCTCCACAGAACTCAGGAATGCCATTGAAGACATGGGCTTTGAAGCATTCTTGAAACAAG ATTCTCTTCATGGCGGCCAGGCTAGAGGACCGGGATCACACAGAAGCACATCCTCTCGCTCTATGAACCCGACTCCTCCAACTCTCAGACCGCAGACCCCTAGATCTCAGGCAGCTTCGGTTAAATCAGGAAGAGCAGGAGGTTCGGAGGAGGAGAAGTTCCAGAAGTGCTTTGTCTGTGTAACAGGGATGACCTGCGCTTCCTGTGTATCCAACATTGAGAGAACGCTGCTCAAGCATAAAG GGATTAAATCTGTCCTGGTAGCTCTAATGGCGGGTAAAGCAGAGATTAAATATGACCCAGAGGATCTTGACCCGGCTCAGATCGTCAAACTCATCTCTTGCCTGGGCTTCGGAGCGTCGCTGGTGGAGGAGGGTGCCATTAATGATGGAGTTCTGGACCTTTCT GTGACGGGGATGACGTGCGCTTCCTGTGTCCACAACATCGAAAGCAAACTCTGCAGATCAAAGGGTATTCTAGAGGCCACCGTCTCCCTGGCAACCAGCAAGGCCCATGTGAAGTTTGACCCAGATGTGGTGGGGGTCCGTGACATCATCAGAATCGTTGAG ggTCTGGGCTTTGGAGCATCATTGATAAAGAATGATGACTTGAGAAAGAACAATGATTTGGGTCATCAGGAGGAGATTCGGCA GTGGAAGCACTCATTTCTCATCAGTCTGGTGTGTGGTATTCCTGTGATGGGGCTGATGATCTACATGATGGTGATGGACAGCCAGCACTCAGAGCATGGGGGCTCTATGCCAGAGGAGCAGAACATCCTGCCTGGCCTTTCCCTCCTTAACCTGGTCTTCTTCCTGCTCTGTACACCTGTTCAG ATCTTCGGCGGCCGATACTTCTACATCCAGGCCTACCGCTCTCTGAAACATGGCGTGGCTAACATGGACGTGCTCATCGTTCTAGCCACTACTATCTCCTACGTGTACTCCTGCATTGTGCTGTTGGTAGCCATGAGTGAGGGGGCCAAGCAAAGTCCAGTCACATTTTTTGATACGCCCCCTATGCTGTTTGTTTTCATTGCCCTTGGACGCTGGCTGGAACACATTGCTAAG AGTAAGACGTCAGAGGCGCTGGCGAAGCTCATGTCTCTCCAGGCTGTAGATGCCACTATAGTGACTATCGGCCATGACAACTCCATCATCAG TGAGGAGCAGGTTTCTGTGCAGCTGGTTCAGAGAGGAGACGTGGTGAAGGTGGCACCTGGAGGAAAGTTTCCTGTTGATGGAAAAGTGATAGAAGGAAGCTCTATGGCTGATGAGTCTCTTATAACAG GAGAGCCGATGCCGGTGAGGAAGAAGCCGGGCAGTTGTGTGATTGCTGGATCTATAAATGCTCATGGAGCTCTGCTGGTGGAGGCCACACATGTTGGAGCAGATACTACACTCAGCCAGATAGTTCGACTGGTGGAGGAGGCTCAGACGTCCAag GCGCCCATCCAGCAATTAGCAGACAAACTGAGTGGCTACTTCGTCCCGTTCATCGTCGTCGTCTCTGTGGCAACACTGGCTGCATGGCTCATTATTGGCTTTCTGGACTTTGACATTGTGGTCAAGTACTTTCCT GGCTACGATACAAATATACCCCGGACTGATGTGATTGTTCGCTTCGCCTTCCAGGCTTCCATCACAGTGCTGTCCATCGCCTGCCCCTGCTCTCTCGGCCTGGCCACTCCCACGGCCGTAATGGTGGGCACAGGGGTGGGCGCCCAGAATGGCATCCTTATAAAAGGCGGAGAGCCGCTGGAGATGGCCCACAAG ATTAAAGCTGTCATGTTTGATAAAACGGGTACCATCACTAACGGCGTGCCTCGGGTGACCCGGGTGCTGGTGCTGTGGGATCAAGCACGACTTCCTCTCCGGAAGGTTCTGGCCGTTGTTGGTACTGCAGAGGCCAGCAGCGAGCACCCGCTGGGAATGGCAGTTGCCAAACACTGCAAAGCG GAGTTGGGCACAGAGCTGCTGGGGCACTGCCATGACTTCCAGGCAGTACCAGGCTGTGGAATCAGCTGCAAAGTTTCCAACATTGAGGAGCTCCTACAGAACAGCTCAGAGGCAGAGGGTACACACACACCAGCGCACACACAGCAGACCCTTCTCACACTCCAGGGAGCCACTACAGATGAGAGCAGTTTGGTTGAAAACTCAAGCCTCAGATTAG GACCCCCCACATACAGTGTTTTGATAGGAAACAGGCAGTGGATGCAGAGAAATGCTATACAAGTCACAGCTGATGTGGATGAAGCCATGAGCAGCCACGAGACTAAAGGCCAGACTGCCATCCTGGTGGCTATAGATG gtgtgcTGTGTGCTATGCTGGCTATAGCAGACACAGTGAAGGAGGAGTCGGCTCTGGCGGTGCACACGCTGAGCAGGATGGGTATTGATGTTCTCATGATCACTGGAGACAACAGACGCACTGCTAAAGCCATCGCTAcacag GTAGGAATCAGGAAAGTGTTTGCTGAGGTCTTGCCCTCTCACAAGGTGGCGAAAGTACAGGAGCTGCAGGCGAAGGGGCTGAAAGTGGCCATGGTGGGCGATGGGGTCAACGACTCACCAGCTCTCGCCCGTGCTGACCTGGGCATCGCCATCGGCACAGGCACTGATGTAGCCATTGAGGCAGCTGACGTAGTTCTAATACGG AATGATTTGCTGGATGTGGTGGCCAGTATTGAGCTGTCTAAAAAGACTGTGCAGAGAATCCGAATCAACTTTATGTTTGCTCTCATTTACAACCTGCTTGGAATTCCAATTGCAGCAG gtGTTTTTATGCCTGTGGGTTTGGTGCTTCAGCCCTGGATGGGTTCAGCAGCTATGGCTGCTTCCTCCGTCTCTGTTCTGGTTTCCTCTTTGCTGCTGCGTCT
- the atp7b gene encoding copper-transporting ATPase 2 isoform X3, translating to MYYGSMGVTHRENGSPSEAWASKKHGFNNLAYEPGSLSDLRPNSGHPSRLSLLISGPTSPDCVQGLQSWLSALSGVTAVSVPQSGSGLAWIDFHPSTVTTREILQEIQGMGYGVNEVSNAGVSQPALPRLEESLVRISVEGMTCHSCVRTIEGRIGALQGVLGIQVSLSEKEAVIWFNNETVKPDELRKHIEEMGFEAFVKDPLVPHLATQTGPHTPDWLEVRLGVEGMHCGSCVKNITENLSGMLGVQSVLVYLESKTLDLKYDPSLVTLDTVKGVLESLPPGNFKVTLPESGSFHKPRTNGSIRSQNSVESLQKVTIGIKGMTCNSCVQSIEGLISQEHGVHSITVYLKEEKGVITFDSSLTTSTELRNAIEDMGFEAFLKQDSLHGGQARGPGSHRSTSSRSMNPTPPTLRPQTPRSQAASVKSGRAGGSEEEKFQKCFVCVTGMTCASCVSNIERTLLKHKGIKSVLVALMAGKAEIKYDPEDLDPAQIVKLISCLGFGASLVEEGAINDGVLDLSVTGMTCASCVHNIESKLCRSKGILEATVSLATSKAHVKFDPDVVGVRDIIRIVEGLGFGASLIKNDDLRKNNDLGHQEEIRQWKHSFLISLVCGIPVMGLMIYMMVMDSQHSEHGGSMPEEQNILPGLSLLNLVFFLLCTPVQIFGGRYFYIQAYRSLKHGVANMDVLIVLATTISYVYSCIVLLVAMSEGAKQSPVTFFDTPPMLFVFIALGRWLEHIAKSKTSEALAKLMSLQAVDATIVTIGHDNSIISEEQVSVQLVQRGDVVKVAPGGKFPVDGKVIEGSSMADESLITGEPMPVRKKPGSCVIAGSINAHGALLVEATHVGADTTLSQIVRLVEEAQTSKAPIQQLADKLSGYFVPFIVVVSVATLAAWLIIGFLDFDIVVKYFPGYDTNIPRTDVIVRFAFQASITVLSIACPCSLGLATPTAVMVGTGVGAQNGILIKGGEPLEMAHKIKAVMFDKTGTITNGVPRVTRVLVLWDQARLPLRKVLAVVGTAEASSEHPLGMAVAKHCKAELGTELLGHCHDFQAVPGCGISCKVSNIEELLQNSSEAEGTHTPAHTQQTLLTLQGATTDESSLVENSSLRLGPPTYSVLIGNRQWMQRNAIQVTADVDEAMSSHETKGQTAILVAIDGVLCAMLAIADTVKEESALAVHTLSRMGIDVLMITGDNRRTAKAIATQVGIRKVFAEVLPSHKVAKVQELQAKGLKVAMVGDGVNDSPALARADLGIAIGTGTDVAIEAADVVLIRNDLLDVVASIELSKKTVQRIRINFMFALIYNLLGIPIAAGVFMPVGLVLQPWMGSAAMAASSVSVLVSSLLLRLYKKTSAEQYEARAHGRMSSLSSSQVSTYVGLEEKRCSPHALQRGRARHSKTSRGSQPPTPSAPSSRPHSYTHQNLTQNSALKHKLNEQELVV from the exons GAGAATGGCAGTCCTTCTGAGGCGTGGGCCTCTAAAAAACATGGCTTCAATAATCTGGCCTACGAGCCGGGCAGTCTCAGTGACCTTAGACCAAACTCAGGTCACCCATCACGGCTATCCCTCCTCATCAGTGGCCCTACATCTCCAGACTGCGTTCAGGGTCTTCAGTCCTGGCTCTCTGCTCTCAGTGGGGTCACTGCTGTGTCTGTTCCTCAGTCAGGTTCTGGTTTAGCTTGGATAGACTTCCACCCATCCACAGTTACAACCAGAGAGATCCTGCAGGAGATACAAGGGATGGGATATGGAGTAAATGAAGTGTCGAACGCTGGGGTTTCTCAGCCTGCGCTACCAAGGCTGGAGGAAAGCTTGGTTAGGATCAGTGTGGAGGGAATGACCTGCCACTCGTGTGTACGCACCATCGAGGGGCGCATTGGAGCGCTGCAAGGAGTTCTGGGTATCCAAGTATCTTTAAGCGAGAAAGAAGCTGTTATATGGTTTAACAATGAAACAGTGAAGCCTGATGAACTGAGGAAACACATAGAAGAAATGGGATTTGAGGCTTTTGTAAAAGACCCATTGGTTCCACATCTGGCCACACAAACCGGACCTCACACACCTGACTGGCTTGAGGTGAGGTTAGGTGTGGAAGGGATGCATTGTGGGTCATGTGTGAAGAACATTACAGAAAACTTGTCTGGAATGCTGGGCGTACAGAGTGTGCTTGTGTACTTGGAAAGTAAGACATTGGATTTGAAATATGACCCATCTCTAGTGACCTTGGACACAGTTAAAGGGGTGTTGGAAAGTCTTCCTCCAGGGAATTTTAAGGTAACCCTTCCAGAATCAGGGTCTTTTCACAAACCAAGGACTAATGGCTCAATCCGTTCCCAGAACTCTGTGGAGTCACTGCAGAAGGTGACAATAGGAATAAAAGGAATGACATGTAACTCATGTGTGCAGTCCATTGAAGGACTGATATCTCAGGAGCATGGTGTGCATTCCATCACAGTTTATCTAAAGGAAGAGAAGGGAGTAATAACATTTGATTCCAGTCTTACCACCTCCACAGAACTCAGGAATGCCATTGAAGACATGGGCTTTGAAGCATTCTTGAAACAAG ATTCTCTTCATGGCGGCCAGGCTAGAGGACCGGGATCACACAGAAGCACATCCTCTCGCTCTATGAACCCGACTCCTCCAACTCTCAGACCGCAGACCCCTAGATCTCAGGCAGCTTCGGTTAAATCAGGAAGAGCAGGAGGTTCGGAGGAGGAGAAGTTCCAGAAGTGCTTTGTCTGTGTAACAGGGATGACCTGCGCTTCCTGTGTATCCAACATTGAGAGAACGCTGCTCAAGCATAAAG GGATTAAATCTGTCCTGGTAGCTCTAATGGCGGGTAAAGCAGAGATTAAATATGACCCAGAGGATCTTGACCCGGCTCAGATCGTCAAACTCATCTCTTGCCTGGGCTTCGGAGCGTCGCTGGTGGAGGAGGGTGCCATTAATGATGGAGTTCTGGACCTTTCT GTGACGGGGATGACGTGCGCTTCCTGTGTCCACAACATCGAAAGCAAACTCTGCAGATCAAAGGGTATTCTAGAGGCCACCGTCTCCCTGGCAACCAGCAAGGCCCATGTGAAGTTTGACCCAGATGTGGTGGGGGTCCGTGACATCATCAGAATCGTTGAG ggTCTGGGCTTTGGAGCATCATTGATAAAGAATGATGACTTGAGAAAGAACAATGATTTGGGTCATCAGGAGGAGATTCGGCA GTGGAAGCACTCATTTCTCATCAGTCTGGTGTGTGGTATTCCTGTGATGGGGCTGATGATCTACATGATGGTGATGGACAGCCAGCACTCAGAGCATGGGGGCTCTATGCCAGAGGAGCAGAACATCCTGCCTGGCCTTTCCCTCCTTAACCTGGTCTTCTTCCTGCTCTGTACACCTGTTCAG ATCTTCGGCGGCCGATACTTCTACATCCAGGCCTACCGCTCTCTGAAACATGGCGTGGCTAACATGGACGTGCTCATCGTTCTAGCCACTACTATCTCCTACGTGTACTCCTGCATTGTGCTGTTGGTAGCCATGAGTGAGGGGGCCAAGCAAAGTCCAGTCACATTTTTTGATACGCCCCCTATGCTGTTTGTTTTCATTGCCCTTGGACGCTGGCTGGAACACATTGCTAAG AGTAAGACGTCAGAGGCGCTGGCGAAGCTCATGTCTCTCCAGGCTGTAGATGCCACTATAGTGACTATCGGCCATGACAACTCCATCATCAG TGAGGAGCAGGTTTCTGTGCAGCTGGTTCAGAGAGGAGACGTGGTGAAGGTGGCACCTGGAGGAAAGTTTCCTGTTGATGGAAAAGTGATAGAAGGAAGCTCTATGGCTGATGAGTCTCTTATAACAG GAGAGCCGATGCCGGTGAGGAAGAAGCCGGGCAGTTGTGTGATTGCTGGATCTATAAATGCTCATGGAGCTCTGCTGGTGGAGGCCACACATGTTGGAGCAGATACTACACTCAGCCAGATAGTTCGACTGGTGGAGGAGGCTCAGACGTCCAag GCGCCCATCCAGCAATTAGCAGACAAACTGAGTGGCTACTTCGTCCCGTTCATCGTCGTCGTCTCTGTGGCAACACTGGCTGCATGGCTCATTATTGGCTTTCTGGACTTTGACATTGTGGTCAAGTACTTTCCT GGCTACGATACAAATATACCCCGGACTGATGTGATTGTTCGCTTCGCCTTCCAGGCTTCCATCACAGTGCTGTCCATCGCCTGCCCCTGCTCTCTCGGCCTGGCCACTCCCACGGCCGTAATGGTGGGCACAGGGGTGGGCGCCCAGAATGGCATCCTTATAAAAGGCGGAGAGCCGCTGGAGATGGCCCACAAG ATTAAAGCTGTCATGTTTGATAAAACGGGTACCATCACTAACGGCGTGCCTCGGGTGACCCGGGTGCTGGTGCTGTGGGATCAAGCACGACTTCCTCTCCGGAAGGTTCTGGCCGTTGTTGGTACTGCAGAGGCCAGCAGCGAGCACCCGCTGGGAATGGCAGTTGCCAAACACTGCAAAGCG GAGTTGGGCACAGAGCTGCTGGGGCACTGCCATGACTTCCAGGCAGTACCAGGCTGTGGAATCAGCTGCAAAGTTTCCAACATTGAGGAGCTCCTACAGAACAGCTCAGAGGCAGAGGGTACACACACACCAGCGCACACACAGCAGACCCTTCTCACACTCCAGGGAGCCACTACAGATGAGAGCAGTTTGGTTGAAAACTCAAGCCTCAGATTAG GACCCCCCACATACAGTGTTTTGATAGGAAACAGGCAGTGGATGCAGAGAAATGCTATACAAGTCACAGCTGATGTGGATGAAGCCATGAGCAGCCACGAGACTAAAGGCCAGACTGCCATCCTGGTGGCTATAGATG gtgtgcTGTGTGCTATGCTGGCTATAGCAGACACAGTGAAGGAGGAGTCGGCTCTGGCGGTGCACACGCTGAGCAGGATGGGTATTGATGTTCTCATGATCACTGGAGACAACAGACGCACTGCTAAAGCCATCGCTAcacag GTAGGAATCAGGAAAGTGTTTGCTGAGGTCTTGCCCTCTCACAAGGTGGCGAAAGTACAGGAGCTGCAGGCGAAGGGGCTGAAAGTGGCCATGGTGGGCGATGGGGTCAACGACTCACCAGCTCTCGCCCGTGCTGACCTGGGCATCGCCATCGGCACAGGCACTGATGTAGCCATTGAGGCAGCTGACGTAGTTCTAATACGG AATGATTTGCTGGATGTGGTGGCCAGTATTGAGCTGTCTAAAAAGACTGTGCAGAGAATCCGAATCAACTTTATGTTTGCTCTCATTTACAACCTGCTTGGAATTCCAATTGCAGCAG gtGTTTTTATGCCTGTGGGTTTGGTGCTTCAGCCCTGGATGGGTTCAGCAGCTATGGCTGCTTCCTCCGTCTCTGTTCTGGTTTCCTCTTTGCTGCTGCGTCT